DNA from Desulfarculus baarsii DSM 2075:
ATGTTCTGACCAACGCCGATCACAGCTTCGAGGATGTCCATTTCCAGCAGCTTGCGCCGGATCTCGCCCTCCTTGGACATGCGGAACAGCACGCCATGGGGAAGCACCACGGCCATGCGCCCGGTCTTGCGGGCCATGGACTTGACCATGTGCTGGACCCAGGCGAAGTCGCCGGATTTGGCTGGCGGCAGCCCGGCAAAGTTGCGGCCGTAGGGGTCATTGATCCAGACGTCGTCCCCCCACTTTTCCAGGGAGAAGGGAGGATTGGCGATGACGCAGTCAAAGGTGGCGAGGCTGTCGCCTGAATAAAATGCGGGCAAGCGCAGGGTGTCGCCGCGTTCGATATGGAAATCTTCCGCGCCGTGGAGAAAGAGGTTCATCCGGGCAATGGAGGATGTGGTCAGATTTTTTTCCTGGCCGTAGAGCTTGCCCAGCATGAGGTTCTCGTCGCCGCCATGTTCTTTGACATGGTGCAGCGCCTCAAGGAGCATGCCGCCGGTCCCACAGGCCGGGTCGTAGATGGTTTCCCCGGCCTTGGGCGCAAGGATGCGAACCATCAGCGCGACCACGGAGCGCGGTGTATAGAATTCACCGGCCTTCTTGTTGGTCAGGTCGGCAAATTTCTTGATCAGGTATTCATAGGCCTGGCCGAGAATGTCCGCCTTGCAGTGCTCATTGCCCAGGTTGAGCGACGAGAAGTGTTCGATCAGGTCCTTGAGCAGCGCGTCCGAAAGGCGGTCTTTATTGGTCCACTGGGCGTCGCCGAAGATACCGTGCAGGGTGTCCGGGTTGGCCTGCTCGATACAGCGCATCGCCTTCTGGAGCGCATGGCCGATATTGGCGCTCTTGGCCCGAACATCTTTCCAGTGGCAGCCCTCCGGAACCTGGAACCGGTGGTTCTCGGGGAACTGGGCAAATTCCGCGTCGCCGTCTGACTCTTCCAGGGCCACGGCATACTCCTCGTCATAGACGTCGGAGAGCCGCTTGAAGAACAGCAGCGGGAAGATATAGGTCTTGAAATCGGCCGCGTCGACAGGCCCACGCAGGATGTTGGCCGCCTCCCAGAGATGCCCGGAGAGGGTCCCGATATCCAGATCGACTGAATTGTTATTTCCGTTCTTCCTGCTCATTCAGCTTGATCCTGTCTGCTCTTGTCAGCCGCGCCGCCAGCCTTCACCCACTCGTCGACCTCGTCCGTTTTACACTTCCAGAGGCGGCCGACTTTGTGCGCGGGCATGCCGCGTCCCGCTATCCAGCGGTAGATGGTGTCAATGCTGACCCCGAGATGATGTGCGATTTCTTCGGCTGAAAGCCAGCGGTTTTGCTCTGGTGCCATGTGTTCTCGCTTTGGGCCGTCCGGCCTTGAGAACCGCCGTTCCAGGAGGCAGCCCCAGATAATGATATGGATGTCTGGCACATTAGATGAGAGTCGAGTACCGGTCAAACGATTTGTGTGCATCTTAGCGGCAGCGAGCCGCAGAAGCCGACTTTGCATGGCAGGGACAGGCAGGCGGAATAGCAAGGTAGCGGAAATTTACACCTGCTCGGTGCACATGATCACGAGGCGGGATTTGCGTTCGTCGGGTAGGACCGCCTCGATATCGAGGGTACGGCCCTCGAATACCAGACGGTGGGTGGGGGTGAGGTCGGCGCGATAGCGCATGGTGACGCGGTGGCTGACCGAGTTCTGCATCTGGGCGGCGGCGAAGTACTCCTCGCCCTTGAGGGCTTCGACCCGCGCCCAGACCGTGGCCAGGTCAGCCCAGGTTTCCTCCCAGCCGCCCATGCCATCGAAGATGAGCGTCACCGCCTGAATGGTCACCCGGTGGCGATATGGAGCGGCTGGCATTTACACCACCCCGGCAACCCGCCAGGGGTCCAACAGCCCGTCAAGAAAGTCGCCGGGGAGCGCGCTGACGGATCGCCCGGCGAAGCTCTCCCGCTGCTCATAAAGGCCGGTGACATGACAGAGCATCCAGCTCTTGATGGCATCAGGGGTGGACGGATTTCCTGTGACGACGGGCCAGCCGGTACGAAAGCCGATAGTCACGGCGTTAGGGCGGCGGCGGGTGGCCGTCCACGCTGCGCCATCGGCTGGATAGATGCGGCCGAGCAGTCCGGAAGTATCAACGACATAGTCCGTGGCGGGCATGGTCTGTGTTACCCCGTCCGGAGCCACAAAGGAGACGGCCTCCACGGCCTGCAACGGCGGCTTGGGCAATTCGATCGGGTCGTCGCCGCAAGGAAAGCCGTCCAGGGAGAGCTCGTATTCCGCCTCCACGAACTGCCGCCCGGTCAGTTGCTCCCCATGCTGGCGCGCGGCTGCGATGAAAGTCGCAAGCAGCCCGTCCTCGAGATCGTGATCGATCCTGGCATGGAGCTTGGCTTCCGCCAGAGTGACCGGTTCCAGGGCTGGAGGCGTAATCAGGCGCAGACGTCCGTGCATGGGGTCACCTGTGAACGGAGCGGAGCCGCAAAGCCCCGCCCCTTTGGGTTACTCGGTCACCGGGGCCACATGGGCGTGGCCGAGCAGCGCAGTAACGCCGATGGGCGTGCCGGTCCCATGGGTGCCGATGAAGTTCACCACCACGCGGCAGTAGCGTTTGTGGCCGCGATAGGCCGTGGCGTAGACCGCGCTGTCGTCGCCAGCGTTGTCGATGACCGCGAAACAGCCGTCGTTCGTGCCAGTGACCGACTTGGCCAGATCGGCCGGGTCCACGTCGGTCCAGGGGCCGCTGACCTTGTCATCGGCTTCCTCGACTTCGAGCTCGATTTTGTCCGTCTCGGAGAGGGTCACGCCAGCCGCGCCCACGTTGACCAGCAGCATGCAGGAGCCGAAGCCCTGCAGGTCCACGGGGTCGGAGTTCTGGTCAGCGTCGTACACGGCCGGGGCCAGAACCTGGGTCGTCTTGAGGTTGCTGTAGAGATCGCGCATGTCGGCCTCCTTTAGCTGGCGGAGAATTTCATGAGCTTCACGGCCTCGAAGTTCTGGACGCCGCCGCCGAAGCGCTCGGTCACCCAGAAGGAGGTGAAGCCCTTATTGGTGATATTGTCGCGGATGATGCGCATGCCCCGGCGGCGGTAGATCAGGTAGGCTCGCTTGAAGTCGCCGAAGGCGATGGACAGGCTCCCGGAAGCCACGTCGGGCATGTAGTCGTCGGTGCGCACCGGATAGCCCAGGAGCACGCCTGCGACGCCCGCCTGCAGCCCCGGCTGCCAGAGGTAATTGCCCTGGCCGTCCTTGAACTTGCGGATGGCCGCCAAGGTCAGGTCGTTCAGGAGAAAGGCCCCGGACGCTCGGTACTGAGCTTTGAGCGCGTGGATCAGGTCGATGAGCTTGTCGCTGGGGTTGCTGGACGCGAACGCGCCGTTGCCGCCGGAGAGCACGGTGCCGAGCTTGCCCCAGGCGTAGGCATCGTTGGCCACGGCGTCATAGGTCAGCAGTCCGCGCGGGCGGGAGACGCCGTTGCCGGTCAGGAAGGCTTCGGCCTCGGCCTCGGCAAAGGCCAGGGCGACTTCCTCCATGAGGAAGGCCTCGACGTTGAAGCCCAGGTCCTCCAGGCTCTCGTTGGTCACCTCGGGAAAGGCGTCCACTTCCCTGGCTTCGAAGGCCAACAGGCTGAACTTCGGCGTCGAGGTGGTCGACGGGTTCTCGCCTTCCCCGCGCCAGGCGTAGGATACGCCGGTGGTGCGCACGGGCTTCTTGTACACGGCCGCGTTGCCCGCGATGGTCTGGGCCATGCCGGAGAGCGCGGACATGGCGCTCACGGTGCGCTCGATGGTCTGGGCCATGTCCTCGGTGAGGAAATAGCCGCCGTCGGGATCGCTGTAGGTGGCCATGGCCTTGCGCTGGATACCGGCCAGTTCCCGGTCGTCGCCCTTGCGCAGGAACTTGCCCAGGGCCTGTTTGTGCTCCTGGGCCATGGGTTCCTGGCCGTCCACTCCCGCGCCCGGCCGGTTGGCCTTCTTGGCGACCTCGGCCAGGTCCTTGCCCAACCGGGTCAGGTCCTCGTTGATCCTGGTGACCTTTTCCTCCAGGTCGGCAGGGGCGAAACCTTTCTTCTCGATGGCCGTAAGCCGATCGTCGTTGGCCTGCTTGAACTCCGCGAACGCCTTGTGCTGCTCTTCCAGCAGCTCTCTGATCTCGTCCATGGATTACCTCCTTGCGGACGTCTTGATGGTGGCGATGTTGCGCCGCAGCAGGGCGGCGACCGCATCCGCACCCTCGTTATGGGCGTCCTCGGCGTCACGCAGAGGCAGGGCCTTGAATCC
Protein-coding regions in this window:
- a CDS encoding phage head closure protein translates to MPAAPYRHRVTIQAVTLIFDGMGGWEETWADLATVWARVEALKGEEYFAAAQMQNSVSHRVTMRYRADLTPTHRLVFEGRTLDIEAVLPDERKSRLVIMCTEQV
- a CDS encoding type I restriction-modification system subunit M, coding for MSRKNGNNNSVDLDIGTLSGHLWEAANILRGPVDAADFKTYIFPLLFFKRLSDVYDEEYAVALEESDGDAEFAQFPENHRFQVPEGCHWKDVRAKSANIGHALQKAMRCIEQANPDTLHGIFGDAQWTNKDRLSDALLKDLIEHFSSLNLGNEHCKADILGQAYEYLIKKFADLTNKKAGEFYTPRSVVALMVRILAPKAGETIYDPACGTGGMLLEALHHVKEHGGDENLMLGKLYGQEKNLTTSSIARMNLFLHGAEDFHIERGDTLRLPAFYSGDSLATFDCVIANPPFSLEKWGDDVWINDPYGRNFAGLPPAKSGDFAWVQHMVKSMARKTGRMAVVLPHGVLFRMSKEGEIRRKLLEMDILEAVIGVGQNIFYGTGLAPCVLVFRDSKPKAHRQKVLFIDASKEFKTGRAQNELLPEHVDKIHRWYEGYQDVEGVCRVVTLDEIRENDFNLNIPRYVEPVIEEESMTIDQAIANLKESLQAAYAAEDRLKGLLLREGLL
- a CDS encoding helix-turn-helix domain-containing protein — translated: MAPEQNRWLSAEEIAHHLGVSIDTIYRWIAGRGMPAHKVGRLWKCKTDEVDEWVKAGGAADKSRQDQAE
- a CDS encoding phage major capsid protein, translating into MDEIRELLEEQHKAFAEFKQANDDRLTAIEKKGFAPADLEEKVTRINEDLTRLGKDLAEVAKKANRPGAGVDGQEPMAQEHKQALGKFLRKGDDRELAGIQRKAMATYSDPDGGYFLTEDMAQTIERTVSAMSALSGMAQTIAGNAAVYKKPVRTTGVSYAWRGEGENPSTTSTPKFSLLAFEAREVDAFPEVTNESLEDLGFNVEAFLMEEVALAFAEAEAEAFLTGNGVSRPRGLLTYDAVANDAYAWGKLGTVLSGGNGAFASSNPSDKLIDLIHALKAQYRASGAFLLNDLTLAAIRKFKDGQGNYLWQPGLQAGVAGVLLGYPVRTDDYMPDVASGSLSIAFGDFKRAYLIYRRRGMRIIRDNITNKGFTSFWVTERFGGGVQNFEAVKLMKFSAS
- a CDS encoding head-tail connector protein, with the translated sequence MHGRLRLITPPALEPVTLAEAKLHARIDHDLEDGLLATFIAAARQHGEQLTGRQFVEAEYELSLDGFPCGDDPIELPKPPLQAVEAVSFVAPDGVTQTMPATDYVVDTSGLLGRIYPADGAAWTATRRRPNAVTIGFRTGWPVVTGNPSTPDAIKSWMLCHVTGLYEQRESFAGRSVSALPGDFLDGLLDPWRVAGVV